A part of Denitratisoma oestradiolicum genomic DNA contains:
- a CDS encoding UDP-N-acetylmuramoyl-tripeptide--D-alanyl-D-alanine ligase, protein MMDLQQAAQACAGNTQQGEIVFSAVSTDSRSIGSGELFVALRGERFDGHDFVAEVLARGAAAALVDRVWAESRPDREALPLVVVDDTRLALGRLAAHWRAGFEIPLIGITGSNGKTTVKEMCAAILRAHYGSDESVLATAGNLNNDIGLPLTLLKLRPGHRAAVIEMGMSHRGEIAYLTRIARPTVALVNNAQRAHLEGLGSLLEVARAKGEIFEGLDADGVAVLNADDPNGELWRSLNIGREVIGFGVDGPAEVSAQVTSQGYASRMSLATPAGSAELLLPLPGLHNARNALAAVAATLAAGVPLANILGALGRYTGVKGRLQQRPGRNGALLIDDTYNANPDSMRAAVDVLAALPGRRILVIGDMGEVGHAGGQFHDELGGYAKSMGIDRLYCLGDLSAAAAANFGEGGEHFKRIESLLAALLQELGEDTTVLIKGSRFMRMERVVEALEMGEEQEHGVLGGTTDE, encoded by the coding sequence ATGATGGATTTGCAACAGGCGGCCCAGGCCTGCGCCGGAAACACCCAGCAGGGCGAAATTGTTTTCTCCGCCGTTTCCACCGACTCCCGCAGCATCGGTTCGGGAGAGCTTTTCGTGGCCCTGCGCGGCGAGCGCTTCGATGGCCATGATTTCGTTGCCGAGGTGCTGGCCCGGGGCGCGGCAGCCGCCCTGGTGGATCGGGTCTGGGCCGAGAGCCGGCCCGACCGGGAGGCCTTGCCCCTGGTGGTGGTGGATGACACCCGCCTGGCTTTGGGACGGCTGGCGGCCCACTGGCGCGCCGGTTTCGAAATTCCCCTGATCGGCATCACCGGCAGCAACGGCAAGACCACGGTGAAGGAAATGTGCGCCGCCATCCTGCGTGCCCATTACGGTAGCGACGAGTCGGTGCTGGCCACCGCGGGCAATCTCAACAACGACATCGGTTTGCCCCTGACCCTGCTCAAGTTGCGGCCCGGCCATCGGGCGGCGGTGATCGAGATGGGCATGAGCCACCGGGGCGAGATTGCCTACCTGACCCGCATTGCCCGGCCCACCGTGGCCCTGGTGAACAACGCCCAGCGCGCCCATCTGGAGGGCCTGGGCTCCCTGCTGGAGGTGGCCCGGGCCAAGGGGGAAATCTTCGAGGGCCTGGATGCCGACGGTGTGGCGGTGCTCAATGCCGATGACCCCAACGGGGAACTCTGGCGCTCTTTAAATATCGGTCGAGAGGTGATCGGTTTCGGGGTGGATGGACCTGCCGAAGTCAGCGCACAGGTGACGTCCCAGGGTTACGCCAGCCGGATGAGCCTGGCGACGCCGGCCGGGTCGGCGGAACTGCTGCTGCCCCTGCCCGGTCTGCACAATGCGCGCAATGCACTTGCCGCCGTGGCTGCGACCCTGGCCGCCGGTGTTCCCCTGGCGAACATCCTTGGGGCGCTGGGCCGCTACACCGGGGTCAAGGGGCGGCTGCAACAGCGTCCAGGCCGCAACGGCGCCCTGCTGATCGACGACACCTACAACGCCAATCCGGATTCCATGCGGGCTGCCGTGGACGTGCTGGCCGCGCTGCCGGGCCGGCGCATTCTGGTTATTGGCGACATGGGCGAGGTTGGCCATGCCGGTGGCCAGTTTCACGATGAGCTGGGGGGCTACGCCAAGAGTATGGGTATCGACCGGCTCTACTGTCTGGGGGATCTCTCGGCCGCCGCCGCCGCCAACTTTGGCGAGGGCGGTGAGCATTTCAAGCGCATCGAGTCTCTACTGGCTGCCCTGCTGCAGGAA